The Alphaproteobacteria bacterium DNA segment GTCGGTATCAGGTGCATGAACCAAAAGCCCTGGCGAAGCTGTTCGTGGCTGCAACAATTGACGCTGACGACGCCACCGGGACGGAGTACGCGGTGGGCCTCCGCCAAAGCGCTGCGGTGGCCGGAAAAGCCGCCATCGCCGCCTGTTTCCAGGTGATGAAGCACCTGGTTGAACATCACGCCATCGAAGTGCGCCGTCTCGAAGGGCAAGCTCTCGATGCTGCCTTGATGGAAGGCGATGCGGCAATCCTTGGCACCGTCCGCCAACTTCTGTTGGGCCACGGCCAGCATGCCGGGGTTGATGTCGATGGCCTCGAGGTGATCGACGTGGGGCAGCACGAGATGGGCATAGGCGCCGGTGCCGCAGCCGGCATCGAGCAGCCGGAAGGGGGCGCCCGATTGCCGTGCCAGGGCCAGGGCGCCGAGCAGGATCTCGCTGCCGATGGGCTGACGGGTCGTGTCGTAATGTTGGGCGACTTCGGAGTAGTTCTCGTATTTGCTCATATGGGCCTCGGCTTTGCGCCATTCTGGGAAACGATGAACTCCGGCGGTGCCACGAGGTCGAGGCGACCATCGCTATTCTCACCCTGCCAGAGCAATATCATTTCGCAGTTATTTTTCTCCGCTTGCAAGCCGTAATGGGCTGCCAGCGGCGGCTCCAGCGCCAGTCTTGTTTCGTCCTGCCCGGCCTCGATGCGGCGGGAGATGTTCCGCGTCGAGGTCTCGACACTGGATAGGCTGACGGAATCGATGATGAACATGGCGAACAATGTGCCGCCGCCGTGGTCCGGGGCGAACTTCAGCCCGGCGCCGGCGATCGCCGCGCCGGCGAATTCGTACCGCAAGAAGCTTACTGGCCGGGCGCCGATACCGTTTTTGTCGGGGCCGAGCAGCACCAGGAATGAGATCTCCTCGAGCGAAGGCGAGAGCTCGGCCAAGGAGGCGGTAGCAAAGCCGTTCGTGAACATTCCCGAAATTTCCCGCCATTCAGGATGCAGGCGCAAAAAATCCCTGACCGCCCAATTGACGCCGGGAAGCTGGAAATCGTCGACCAGCATGACGGCATTGTTGGCGGCGAAGCGGGCGCATTGGATGAGATCCGTCAGGGCCGCGGCGTGGCTATGGTCGCCGTCGATCAGGGCCAGGTCGAAACGCAGCCCCGGGTTCAAAGTCAGGCGTTTGAAAAAGTCGAGCGAGCCCACGGTGACGAATGTGGTGATATCCCGGGCCGCCTCGGGCCAACGCTGCATGGCCTCGTGAACCTCCGCCTCGCGGGTTTTCAGCAGATCGATGGTCAACAGTATGCCGCTGCCCGTATCGGCCAGCGCGCGGGCAATGATCTCCGAGGTGCCGCCATAATAGGTGCCGATTTCGAGCACCGTGCCGGGTCGCTGCAACCTGACCAGGCCATCGACAAAGGCCCGCGAGGCGGGCGACAGCAACGAGGCTTCGGGAAAGGTCTCGAACGTGCTCAGCGTCGCGGCGAAGCTTTCGGCGCTGACGATGCCTCTGATTTGCTCAGCCAGATCGTCTCTCATTTCTCATCCGCCCAATCGTAGTGTCGGCGGGCCGCGTCCGGGCTGACCTTGCCGTCGGCCAGATCGGCCTCGAGCGCCGTCCGGTCGCGCTCGGCCGCCGGACCGAAGCCGCCGCCGCCGGCGGTTTCGATGCGCAGGCGGTCACCGGCCGCCAGCTGGGTTACCGTCTTCGACGGGATTTCCTCGCGGCTGCCGTCGGCGCGCACGATCTGCGAGTGCGCCAGTGCTCCGGCCTCGCCGCCGGCCAGGCCCGCGGCGGCCGCGAAATGGCGCTCGCCGCGGTGCGAGAGTGACACCGGGCCTTCGAGGAATTCGAATTCCTTGATCACGCCGAGGCCGCCGCGGAACTTGCCGGCGCCTCCTGAATCTGGGCGCAAGGAGACGCGGTGGACGCGGATCGGCGCCTCCATCTCCATGGCCTCGGCCGGCAGGTTCATGCAGTTGGTGGCGTCGGTCTCGATGCCGTCGATGCCGTCGTGGCCGGCGCCGGCACCGGAGCCGCCGGCCAGCAGCTCGCCGGTGACGAAGGCCTTGCCGCTCTCCGCCATGCGGCCGCCAAAGGCCATCACCAGCAGCTCGCCGGCCGGGCTCGCCGGCACCCGGTCGGGCACGGCCTGGGCCAGCGCCCCCAGCATGCAGCCGGTGATGCGCTTGATCGTCGCGGTGCGGGCGTTGACCGGTGCCGGCTCGCGCGGGTTGACCAGGCTGCCTTCCGGCAGCGTCAGCCGGATCGGCCGGAAGCAGCCGCCGTTGCTCGGGATCGAGGAATCGGTGATGGCGCGAACGGCGAAGCAGGCCGCCGCTAGGCTGCCCGACGGCACGCAGTTCATGGGGCCGGTTACCTGGGCGCTGGTGCCGGAGAGATCGAAATGGACGTCGTCGCCGGCCAGCGTCGCCGTCACTTCGATGCGGATGCGCCGGTCGAGGTCGATGCCGTCGTTGTCGAGGTAGTCGACGTAATGGTAGCTGCCGTCGGGAATTTGCCGGAGCGCCGCCCGGGTCATGGCTTCGGAACGCTCGAGCAGGCGCTGGCAGACCTCGGCCAGGAATTCGGCGCCATGGCGTTCGACCAGGTCCCGGAGCCTCCGGATCCCGACCTTGCAGGCCGCCACCTGGGCGTTGAGGTCGCCGAGGAAGGTATCCGGTATGCGCACGTTCTGGCGCAAAAGCGCCGTCAGGGTGGGGTCGAACTCGCCCTCCCGGGCCCAGCGCACCGGGGGAATGCGCAGGCCTTCCTGGAACACCTCGGTGGCGTTGGTCGGTACCGAGCCCGCCGACATGCCGCCGATGTCCTGATGGTGCGTCATGGCGGCGGCATAGGCGACCAGGCGGTCGGTCGCGAACACCGGCATGATCACCGCCACGTCCGGCAAGTGCGTTCCGCCGCAATAGGGATCGTTCATCATGTAGATGTCGCCGGGCCGCATGTCGGCCGGCGGGAAGCGCTCGATGACGCTGGCCAGGCAGGGGATCAGCGTCGCCAGATGGATGGGGATGGCGCAGGCCTGGGCCAGCGTCTGGCCTTCCGGCGTGAACAGGCTGGCCGAGGCGTCCATGCCCTCCTTGACGATGGGCGAAAAGGACGAGCGCAGCAGCGTCGTCTCCATCTCCTCGGCGATGCCCTCGAAGCGGTGGCGCAGCACCTCCAGCGTGATGGCATCGATGTCACTCATGCCGTGCCCTAGGGGCGCGGCGTTCGATGAGCAAACTGCCGCCCTCTACGACGCCCGCCCGCCAGCCCGGCGGGATCAGCGTCGTGGTGTCGGCCTGCTCGACGATGGCCGGGCCGGCGATCCCGGCGCCCGCGGGCAGCGCTGTGCGATCGTAAATGGCGGCGCCGATGGTGCCGGCCGTGCCGTCGACGCTGATCGGGCGCTCGCCCTTGGATCGGGCGTCGTTCACACCGGTTTCCTCGGCCGCTGACAGTATCGAAAGGTCGAGCTCGGCACCCCTGGCCCGGTGGACCGAGCGCAAGTTGACGATGCGGGCCGGGCCCTCGATGGCGTGTCCGTGCACGCCTTCGTGGACGGCCAGGAAGGCGGCGTGAAGTGCCGCCGCCGGATCGCTGCCCGTGAGGTCGAGCGGCACTTCCAGGCTGTAGCTCTGGCCGATGTAGCAGATGTCGGCGAAATAGTGGATTTCCTGGCTGCCGGCGGCGACACCCTCGGCCGCCATCAGCTCGGCGCAGCGCCGGTCGATGGCGGCCAGCGCCGTTCTCGTGGTTTCCAGGTCGAGGTCTTCGAGCTCCCGGTGAAAGGCGGCCGTGACCTCGTGCTCGACCGCTGCCGCCAGCAGGCCGGTGGCCGACAAGACGCCCGGGGTCTGAGGCACGAGCACCCTTGCGATCCCCAGTTCGGCGGCCAGCGGCACGGCATGCAGCGCCCCGGCACCACCGAGCGCCAGCAGTACGAAGCCGCGCGGATCGAGCCCGCGGTTGACCGAAACCAGGCGAATCCCCTCGGTCATCTGGGCATTGGCCACCCGGTGGATGCCCAGCGCGGCTTCGTCGACGCCAATCCCCATCGGGCCGGCAATCACTTCGGCGATGGCTTGTCGCGCCCGCTCGGCATCCAGCGCCATGCTGCCGCCGGCGAAGTTCGAGGGGTTCAGGTAGCCCAGCACGACCGAGGCATCCGTCAGCGTGGGATCGGTTCCACCCTGGCCGTAGCAGGCCGGTCCGGGATCGGCGCCGGCCGACCGCGGCCCGACCCGCAGGCCTGCGGCGGCATCGAGCCAGGCGATGGAGCCGCCGCCGGCGCCCAGCGTGTTGATGTCGAGCATGGGCACGCGCACGGAAAAGCCGGCGATCTCGCTTTCCGGCCGCACCAGCGCCTGGCCGCCGGAGACCAGTGCAATGTCGCAACTGGTGCCGCCCACGTCGAGGGTGATGAGGTCATCGAACCCCGCCGCCCGCCCCGCCGCCCGGCCGCCGATGACGCCGGCCGCCGGCCCCGAAAGAAACAGCCTGACGGGCCGCTGACGCGCCACTTGGGCCGCCGCCAGGCCGCCGCGCGATTGCATGATCTGCAAGGGCGCCGGTACGCCGGCCGCCGCCAGGTCGCGCTCCATGGCGCCCAAGTAGCGGTCGACCACGGGTTTCGAGTAGGCATCGAAGGCGGTGACGCAGGTGCGCTCGTATTCGCGAAAGGTGGGATCGACGTCGGACGAGAGCGACACCATGACGCCGGGATGGTGCGCTTCGATGTACTCGCGCGCCGCCTGTTCGTGCTCGGGGTGCAAAAACGAAAAGAGAAAACAGACGGCAATGGTTTCGACCTGCTGGCCGACCAACCCGTCCACCGCCCGGGCCAGCGAATCCGCATCCAACGGCACCAGCACCTCGCCCGCCGCCGAGACCCGCTCCCGCACCTCGGCCCGCCGCGCCCCCGGTGCCAGGAACACCGGCGTCTCGGGCTCGAGGCGCAAGTCATACATCTGGCGCCGCATCTGGCGGCCGAGCTCCAGCACGTCACCGAAGCCCTCGGTGGCCAGTATCCCGGTCCGCCCGCCACGGCGTTGCAGCACGGCGTTCGTCGCCACCGTGGTGCCGTGCGCGAAACGCACCAGCTCGCTGGCTTTTAGATTCCATTCAGCTTCCATGCGCTCGAAGCCCGCCCGTATGGCCTCGCTGGGATCGGCCGGCGTGCTCGGCACCTTCATCAGGCGAATGCCGTCGGCGCCCCGGCAAACGATGTCGGTAAAGGTGCCGCCTGTATCGATGCCGATTTCGTAAACTGGATCAGCCATGTACGCGCCCCGCCGGAAATCGTCCGCGCCCTTGGTAGCACTTCCGGCAGGGCTCAGGCCACGATTGATGGGGGAGGGGGGTGGCGTCCCACACCCTACACTTCCGGAAACCCGGTCCGGCCGGGCCATCATGAAGTCCGCCGGCAACCTCCAGTGACGCTGCCGGGCTAGATCCCGCTGAAATCCGCCGGCCGTTTCTCCTCGAAGGCGGCGATGGCCTCGCGGTTGGCGGGGCCGCCGACGAGGCTGGCGAAGGTTTCGTCCTCGCGCGCCCGGGCGGCGCGGACGGCGTCGAGGCGGGCGGCCAGCAGGAGTTTCTTGTTGGCCACCAGGGCAGCCACCGGCATGGCGGCGATCTTGGCGGCCAGAGCGTTTGCCGCGGCCTGCAGCTCGGCGTCCGGCACCAGGGCTTGGGCGAGGCCGCAGGCCACCGCCTCAGGGGCCTCCAGCCAATCGCCGGTATAGAAAAGTTTCGCCGTGGCGGCGGCGCCGATGGTGGCCGGCAACAGGAACGAGCTGCCGGCCTCGGCCGAGACGCCCAGGCTGACGAAGGGCGCCTTGAGGCGCGCGCTTTCGGCCATCAAGACGAAATCGCAGTGCGGCAAGAGCGTCAGGCCGATGCCGACGCCGATGCCGTTGACGGCGGCGATGAGGGGCTTGGGAAAGGCTTCGACGGTCTCGATGAAATCCCTGAAGCCGGCGTCCATGCGCTCCTCGTGGCTGCGCCCGTCGGCCAGCTCGCCAAGGTCCTGGCCGGCCGAAAAAGCCCGGCCCTTGCCCGTCAGCACCACCACGGCGACGTCGCCGTCGGCGGCCGATTCCTTTAGCGCCCGGGTGACGGCAGCGTAGAGCGCGTCGTTGAAGGCGTTCAGCGCCTGCGGCCGGTTCAGGGTCAGCCGGCGGACCCGTTTTTCATCATTGATGCGCAGGAGATCGTCGGTCATGGCTCGGGATCAAGATTCTACAGTTGCCAAAAAATCCCTGGCCTCTTGCAGAAACCGCGGCCAGGCCGGCTCGTCCTCGAGGATCAGATGGTTGTGGCCCTCCAGCGCCACGAAACGGGCGCCGGGGATGCTTGCCGCCATGCGGCGCCCGGCGTCGAAGGGCACGATGCCGTCGTCACGGCAATGCAGTACCAGGGTGGGCACCGAGATGCCTGCCAAGAGGTCGCTGACGTCGATGTTGTTGGTGAGGCCGCGCAAGCGGGCGGCGGTTTCCGGCGAGGTCGTGTTGCGCTGCATTTCGTTGAACCAGTCCATCTGCTCCTTGCTGGCGCCGGGCATGAATCTCGTGGTGAAGAATTGGCGGAAGGCGGGATTGTCCTGGCCCCAGCCTTCGCGAATCATCTGGGTTTCCAACGCCGCCATCTGTTGGTCGGCCTCGGATCCCGTTTGCAGCCCACCCTTGGCGAAACCGCCGTAGAGCAACAGGCGGCTCACCTTCTCCGGATGGCGGATGGCGTAGGCGATGGAATAGCTACAGCCTTGCGAAATGCCAAAGAGCGGAAAGCGCTCGAGGCCGGTGACCTCGATCACCGACGCCAGGTCGTCGACCATGCTGTCGAAATCGATAGTGGCGCGTTCCAGTCGGAGAGGCCGTTGCCGCGCTGGTCGAAGCGCACCAGGGTGTGGTCCCGGGCAAAGGCTCGCAGCAGGTGGCCCCAGACCGGGCTTTGCCAGTCGTATTCGAGGTGATGCATCCAGTTGGGCGCCTTGACCAGGGGCGGGCCATCACCCACCGTGGCATAGGCGATGGTGACGCCGTCGGCGGCTTGGCAAAAGCGGATTTCCTGCTGCAAATCATCGGGGAGCGCAGTCGCGGATTCCCTGACTTCGCTGCCGCCCGGCCGGCCGATGCGCCAGACGCGCAAGGGCGCCGAGACGTGCTTGACGGTCTTGTCGCCGAGATCCTCGAAGGGCGCCTCGATGCGGTTGCGAACCGCCTCGTAGACCAGGCCGGAGAGGCAGATGCTGCCGGGATCGGCCAGGCCCTCGAGGCGGGCCGCCAGGTTGACGCCCTCGCCGTGAATGTCCTCGCCGTCGTCGATGACGTCGCCGAGGTTGACGCCCATGCGGAATTCGAGCGGGCTGGCGGCCAGTTCGTTTTGCATGGCGATGGCGCAGTTGACGGCATCCTGGGCGGTGGCGAATTCAGCCAGAAAGCCGTCGCCCGTATGCTTGACGATGCGCCCCGAAAGCCTGGCGATGGCCGGATCGATGACCTCGGATCGGGCCTCGTGCCAGGCGGCCACGGTGCCGTCGGTATCCTGTTCCATCAGGCGCGTGTAGCCGGCGATGTCGGCCGCCAGGATGGCTACGAGCCGGCGGCTGATTTCCTTCTCGGCCATTCCCCCTCCTGTTTGGCCTCGACCGGCAAATCTTAGCCCAGACGGCTTGCTGAGGCCGAAAAAATCTTGCGCCAGACCAGCCCCAGTGCCGCGAGCAACAAGAGCGCCGCGGCGGCGACGTTGTTGAGCGGCAGCAGCAACTCGCCGAGCAGTCGGTCGTCGAGCGGGACCAAGGGCAAGGCGAGACCTTGAAGCAGCAGGCCTGCCGCCCCTTGCAGCGGTGCGGCGAGCAACCAGAGGCAGATGGCGAGGGCCAGGCCCAGAGCGATCCGGGCGAGCCGCGGGCGGCGGCCTTGGGCCTCGATGCGGGCCATCACCTGGGCGCTGAAGGCTTCCGCCGGCAGCTCCTGCTCGGCCTCGGCGAACATTGCTTGCAGGCCAAGGTCGCGGTCGTCGCGGTTGTCGGTCATCGGGGATCCTCCGATTCAGGGCGCTCGGCGTAGGCGGACAGGAGTTGCCGCAGGCGCTGGGCGCCGCGGCGGATGTGGGATTTGACGGTGCCTGCGGGCAGGTCCGTGAGTTCGGCGATTTCGCCGTGGCTCAGGCCCTCGGCGTAGGACAGCACGAGGCAGGTGCGCACGGGCCCGGCCAGCCTCGCCAGGGCGGCGTCGAGGTCCATGGCAAGGCCGTTGGCCGCTGACTGGGCGCGGCCGGGATCGATATGCTCGTCGAATTCCTCGGCGCCGCTGAGAGCGTCCTGGCGGCGCTGGTGCTGCAGCCAGGTGCTGACGGCCAGGCGCTTGAGCCAGGCACCGAAAGCCTGGGCCTGGCGCAAGCCCGCGATACCGCGCCAGGCCTGCAGGAAGGTTTGTTGCGCGCCAGGTCGTCGGCCAGCGCGGCATCGCCGCTGAGGCGCCGCATCAGGTTGCGGATCCAGGATTGGCGCCGCCGGACCAACTCGGCAAAGGCGTCCCGGTCGCCGGTCCGGGCCAGGCCGACGACCAGGGATTCGGGTGCTTGGGCGTATTCGGCCCGGGAGTCATCGGTCTTCGTGGGGGGCACGAATTCGCCGCCTGACAGCTAACCTGAAGGTCGGTTTTCCTGGTCGCCGGCCGACTTTGCCGCCACCAGCAGCCCGACGGCGATGCACAGTATCAGGGCGGCGACGCCCAGCAAGGGCAGCAGCGCCGCCGCCGTCTGCTGGCTGACGAACCATCCCAGCAAGGCCAAGCCCGGAGCGATGAACAGCATGATCAGCCCCGATATCCTGAGATCGCGGTCCAGATGATCCTTGGCGCCGCTGGCCGACAGGATCTTGCTCATGAGTTCCTGATCGATGGCTTGGCCGCTTTGCATCATGAGGCGCAGCGTTTCCTGTTCGCTCTCGCGCTTGCGCACGTAAAACCAGATGCCGGCCACCACGACGATAGCCACGAACCCCCAAAAGCCGATGGCCGCCAGTCCGGCTCCGATACCCATTCCTTGCATCTCGCTCTCCTCGGTTTGAGTGCCTGATACCCATAAAGATGCAGCGGGCGGCGGTTTGGATGCAGCCGGGCGGGATTTTACCCTGCTACCAGGCCCGCCGCTTCGATGCCGGCGATGGCGCAGGCCTCGTCGAGGTCCGAGGTGTCGCCGCTGATGCCGACGGCGCCCCAGATCTCGCCGCCCGCCGTCTCGCGGATCAAAACCCCGCCCGCAACCGGCACCAAACGGCCGCCCGAAGCGGCCACGGCGGCGCTGATGAAGCTCGGGCGTTCGGCCGCCACCTCGGCCAACTGGCGCGAGTTCTGGCCCATGCCGAGAGCGCCCCAGGCCTGCCCATGGCGATCTCCGGGCGCAGCAGGCTGGAGCCGTCCTGGCGCTCGAAGGCCTTCAATTGGCCGCCCTGGTCCAGGACGGCTACCGTGAGAGATTTTGCGTTCAATTCCAATCCGTTGGCGAGAGATGCTTTGATAATGGTTGAAGCTTGTTCGAGGCTCGGACGAATCATCGGGGACTCCATTTGTTTTGCCGCAACGGCGGTATCCGCTATTAGTCGGTAATCCAGGGCATAGCACATATCGGAGGCGTGGCAACCATGACTGAACTTTGGCAACTGACGGCGCGCCAAGCCGTGGCGCTATTGAAGAGCGGCGAGGTCAGCCCGGGCGAGCTGGTGGATGCGGCGCTGGCCCGCATCGAAGCCACCGACGGGGCGCTCAATGCGCTGCCCACGCTGTGCCCCGATCGGGCCCGGCAAGCGCCCCGAGCCGCGGCTGACGAAAAGGCGTCCGAGGCGCCCGGGTGGCTGGCCGGGCTGCCGCTGGCCATCAAGGACCTGGTCGAGGTGGCCGGAGTGCGCACCACATTCGCCTCGCCCATCTTTGCCGACAACGTGCCCGAAGAATCCAACATCCTGGTACAGCGCCTGGAAGCCAACGGCGCCGGCGTGCTGGCCAAATCCAACACGCCCGAATTCGGGGTCGGGGCCCAGACCTTCAACGAGGTCTTCGGCACCACGACGAACCCCTGGAACACGGCGCTCACCTGCGGCGGCTCCTCGGGCGGCTCGGCGGCGGCCCTGGCGGCCGGCCAGGTCTGGCTGGCCAGCGGTTCCGACCTGGGCGGCTCGCTGCGCATTCCGGCCTCGTTTTGCGGCGTCGTCGGTTTTCGCCCAAGCCCCGGCCGGGTGGCCCGCCATCCCACCTCTTCGCCCTTTGCCGGGCTTTCAATCGAGGGGCCCATGGGCCGCACGGTGGGCGACGCGGCCCTGATGCTGGATGCCATGGCGGGCCAGCACGTGCGCGATCCGATCTCGCTGCCCCGGCCCGATCGCTCCTTCCAGAGCGCCGTCGACGAACCCCGGCCGCCCAAGCGCGTGGCCTTCAGCCCCGATCTTGGCCTGGGTCCGGTGGAACCCGAGATTGCCGAGATTTGTGCCACCGCGGCGGCGCGTTTCGAGGAACTCGGCGCCGTCGTCGAGGAAGCCACGCCCGACTTTGGCGATGCCATCGAGTGCTTCCATGTGCTGCGGGCGGCCCAGATGGTCACCGCTTTCGATACGCTGTTGGCGGAAAAGCGTGAGCTCTTCAAGCCCGACCTGGTGTGGAACATCGAACAGGGCCTGGTCCTGGACGCCTCCGCCATCGGCCGCGCCGAACGCGCCCGCGCGGCGCTCTACCACCGCGTCGTCGATTTCTTCGAAGACTACGATTTGCTGCTTTCACCGACCGTCATCGTGCCGCCCTTCGACCATGAAAAGCGCTACGTCGACGAGGTCGCCGGCCAGCGCTACGACAACTACCTAGACTGGCTTTACTTGACTTTCGTCGTCACCCTGACCGCCTGCCCGGTGCTGTCGCTGCCCTGCGGCTTCAGCGCCGGCGAGCTGCCGGTGGGCTTGCAGGTGATTGCGCCGCCGCGCGGCGACCACGCCTTGCTCTCGGCCTCGGCCTTGGCCGAAGAGATGTTCGGCTTCGCGGGGCAACTGCCGATCGATCCGCGGCCTTGAAAAAAGGATGGGTCCCCTAGCCCGCATTTCTCACCGGGTCACGGCCTGCGTCGCCCCCAGGTGATGCGATCCGGAAGGGATAGGTCGATGAGCGTAGTGGGATTACGCTCTTCGACCTTTTCCGTAGCGGGCGCGCGGCTGGGGGCGACCCTTCGGGCGTCACTGTGGCGCCGACAGGGTGCGTTGCGCTGCTTGCCCGATGTCCCCACATCGCGCGGCGCAGCGCGCCTACCCTGTCGACGCCACAGCGACGCGCAGGCCATGACCCGGTGAGAAATGCGGGCTAGCTTCCCAGCGGACCCTGAAAGAGCATGCCCGCCAAGGGTGCTTCAAAGGCTGCCACGGCCAAGCGCGCGGATGCGCGCGCCCGGTGAGGGCCTTTCATCAATGCATGGTGCCTTCGCCGGGCTCGGCCTCTTCGACCTCGGGCGCTTCGGCGCTGGGGCCGGAATGGTGGTGGCAAAGCCGCCAGACGCCCCTCTCGTGGACGAAAAGATTGCTGGCGGCCAGCAGGTTCTCGCCGATCACCTCGTTGCAGGTGACCAGTGCCAGGGGCGCCACGGGCGCGAAAAGCTGGACCCGGGCGTTGAAGGCCATCACCGGCGGCGCCTCGGGATGGGTCAGGATGGCGCGCCAGCTTTCGATCACCGCCTCGCGGCCCAGCAGCGCGTTCCAGCCCGGATGCACGCAACAAACCGCCACGCCCTCGGCCCACAGCGCCTCCATGGCCTCGGCATCGCCCTCGGCAAAGGCTTGGTAGAAAGCCTCGTTGGCGAACAGCACGGCCGCGCTTTCGGTCATAGGTCATTAGACGCCGGGTGAGGCGCCCCGGCAAGGGGCGCGGCGCGCCGGCCTATGAGCGCCGTTTGATCCGGGCGCGCTGGTAGTCGAGCAAATCCGCCAGCGTTTGTTCCAGCGCGATCTCGGGCTGCCAGCCGGTGGCGGCCTTGAAGGCCGAGCAGTCGGGGATCTGCAAGGTGACGTCGGAAGGCCGCATGAGCGCCGGATCGACCTCGTGCTCGATGGCTACCTTGGCCATGCCCTTGAGCATTTCCAGCATCTCGCCCACCGTCATGGTGCGCTCGTCGCCGATGTTGTAGACGGCACCGGGCGGGCATTTCTCCAGCAGCAGCCAATAGCCGCGCACGGCGTCGCGCACGTCGGCGAAGGTGCGCACGCTGTCGAGGTTGCCGACCTTGACCGGATCCGAGCGAATCCCGGCCTCGATTTCGGCGATTTGCTTGGCAAACGCGCTTTCGGCGAAAACATCGCCCCGCCGCGGCCCGGTGTGGGTGAACATGCGGGTGCGCAGCGTGCGCATGCCGTAGGACAAAAAGTATTGTTGCGCAATCATGTCTTCGCCGACCTTGGAGACGGCGTAGGGGCTGGCCGGGCGCAGCGGGTTGGTCTCGCGGATCGGTAGCTCGTCCTGGTTTACCTGGCCGTAGACCTCGGACGACGAGCAGATGTGGATCAGCGGATCGAGGCCCGAAAGCCTTACCGCATCGAGCAAGTTCGTGGTGCCGATGACGTTGGTGTTGAGCG contains these protein-coding regions:
- a CDS encoding sigma-70 family RNA polymerase sigma factor gives rise to the protein MDPQPDAAPQRRCRAGRRPGAQQTFLQAWRGIAGLRQAQAFGAWLKRLAVSTWLQHQRRQDALSGAEEFDEHIDPGRAQSAANGLAMDLDAALARLAGPVRTCLVLSYAEGLSHGEIAELTDLPAGTVKSHIRRGAQRLRQLLSAYAERPESEDPR
- a CDS encoding class I SAM-dependent methyltransferase, which codes for MRDDLAEQIRGIVSAESFAATLSTFETFPEASLLSPASRAFVDGLVRLQRPGTVLEIGTYYGGTSEIIARALADTGSGILLTIDLLKTREAEVHEAMQRWPEAARDITTFVTVGSLDFFKRLTLNPGLRFDLALIDGDHSHAAALTDLIQCARFAANNAVMLVDDFQLPGVNWAVRDFLRLHPEWREISGMFTNGFATASLAELSPSLEEISFLVLLGPDKNGIGARPVSFLRYEFAGAAIAGAGLKFAPDHGGGTLFAMFIIDSVSLSSVETSTRNISRRIEAGQDETRLALEPPLAAHYGLQAEKNNCEMILLWQGENSDGRLDLVAPPEFIVSQNGAKPRPI
- a CDS encoding adenylate/guanylate cyclase domain-containing protein; amino-acid sequence: MAEKEISRRLVAILAADIAGYTRLMEQDTDGTVAAWHEARSEVIDPAIARLSGRIVKHTGDGFLAEFATAQDAVNCAIAMQNELAASPLEFRMGVNLGDVIDDGEDIHGEGVNLAARLEGLADPGSICLSGLVYEAVRNRIEAPFEDLGDKTVKHVSAPLRVWRIGRPGGSEVRESATALPDDLQQEIRFCQAADGVTIAYATVGDGPPLVKAPNWMHHLEYDWQSPVWGHLLRAFARDHTLVRFDQRGNGLSDWNAPLSISTAWSTTWRR
- a CDS encoding hydantoinase/oxoprolinase family protein: MADPVYEIGIDTGGTFTDIVCRGADGIRLMKVPSTPADPSEAIRAGFERMEAEWNLKASELVRFAHGTTVATNAVLQRRGGRTGILATEGFGDVLELGRQMRRQMYDLRLEPETPVFLAPGARRAEVRERVSAAGEVLVPLDADSLARAVDGLVGQQVETIAVCFLFSFLHPEHEQAAREYIEAHHPGVMVSLSSDVDPTFREYERTCVTAFDAYSKPVVDRYLGAMERDLAAAGVPAPLQIMQSRGGLAAAQVARQRPVRLFLSGPAAGVIGGRAAGRAAGFDDLITLDVGGTSCDIALVSGGQALVRPESEIAGFSVRVPMLDINTLGAGGGSIAWLDAAAGLRVGPRSAGADPGPACYGQGGTDPTLTDASVVLGYLNPSNFAGGSMALDAERARQAIAEVIAGPMGIGVDEAALGIHRVANAQMTEGIRLVSVNRGLDPRGFVLLALGGAGALHAVPLAAELGIARVLVPQTPGVLSATGLLAAAVEHEVTAAFHRELEDLDLETTRTALAAIDRRCAELMAAEGVAAGSQEIHYFADICYIGQSYSLEVPLDLTGSDPAAALHAAFLAVHEGVHGHAIEGPARIVNLRSVHRARGAELDLSILSAAEETGVNDARSKGERPISVDGTAGTIGAAIYDRTALPAGAGIAGPAIVEQADTTTLIPPGWRAGVVEGGSLLIERRAPRARHE
- a CDS encoding alpha/beta hydrolase codes for the protein MVDDLASVIEVTGLERFPLFGISQGCSYSIAYAIRHPEKVSRLLLYGGFAKGGLQTGSEADQQMAALETQMIREGWGQDNPAFRQFFTTRFMPGASKEQMDWFNEMQRNTTSPETAARLRGLTNNIDVSDLLAGISVPTLVLHCRDDGIVPFDAGRRMAASIPGARFVALEGHNHLILEDEPAWPRFLQEARDFLATVES
- a CDS encoding class I SAM-dependent methyltransferase, whose amino-acid sequence is MSKYENYSEVAQHYDTTRQPIGSEILLGALALARQSGAPFRLLDAGCGTGAYAHLVLPHVDHLEAIDINPGMLAVAQQKLADGAKDCRIAFHQGSIESLPFETAHFDGVMFNQVLHHLETGGDGGFSGHRSALAEAHRVLRPGGVVSVNCCSHEQLRQGFWFMHLIPTALEKLFGRCIPAAELEVMLGELGFAVEGRFVPLDGVLQGAAYADAEGPLKPEWRKTDSSWALAPAGEIAAAEAKIRELREMGGLDSYLAESDAPRRQVGQTTFFVARKI
- a CDS encoding enoyl-CoA hydratase-related protein; translation: MTDDLLRINDEKRVRRLTLNRPQALNAFNDALYAAVTRALKESAADGDVAVVVLTGKGRAFSAGQDLGELADGRSHEERMDAGFRDFIETVEAFPKPLIAAVNGIGVGIGLTLLPHCDFVLMAESARLKAPFVSLGVSAEAGSSFLLPATIGAAATAKLFYTGDWLEAPEAVACGLAQALVPDAELQAAANALAAKIAAMPVAALVANKKLLLAARLDAVRAARAREDETFASLVGGPANREAIAAFEEKRPADFSGI
- a CDS encoding hydantoinase B/oxoprolinase family protein, producing MSDIDAITLEVLRHRFEGIAEEMETTLLRSSFSPIVKEGMDASASLFTPEGQTLAQACAIPIHLATLIPCLASVIERFPPADMRPGDIYMMNDPYCGGTHLPDVAVIMPVFATDRLVAYAAAMTHHQDIGGMSAGSVPTNATEVFQEGLRIPPVRWAREGEFDPTLTALLRQNVRIPDTFLGDLNAQVAACKVGIRRLRDLVERHGAEFLAEVCQRLLERSEAMTRAALRQIPDGSYHYVDYLDNDGIDLDRRIRIEVTATLAGDDVHFDLSGTSAQVTGPMNCVPSGSLAAACFAVRAITDSSIPSNGGCFRPIRLTLPEGSLVNPREPAPVNARTATIKRITGCMLGALAQAVPDRVPASPAGELLVMAFGGRMAESGKAFVTGELLAGGSGAGAGHDGIDGIETDATNCMNLPAEAMEMEAPIRVHRVSLRPDSGGAGKFRGGLGVIKEFEFLEGPVSLSHRGERHFAAAAGLAGGEAGALAHSQIVRADGSREEIPSKTVTQLAAGDRLRIETAGGGGFGPAAERDRTALEADLADGKVSPDAARRHYDWADEK